The following coding sequences are from one Salvia hispanica cultivar TCC Black 2014 chromosome 3, UniMelb_Shisp_WGS_1.0, whole genome shotgun sequence window:
- the LOC125212417 gene encoding uncharacterized protein At5g39865-like produces the protein MGCVSSSLLSQEEEFSQIGGAAAFSNHIVSLTSTTYGLLTLDPPPPQTTTTVAPTPSPPPRITLGSLFPSPLCEPRSLRYESINSWDLMSGLDADRVSHSPAIKLTANPSGNEENACPNVRVSNSSKEVSDLGKPSVDLELIDRYEAIRPPNGENKVVIYTTTLRGVRKTFDDCNAVRSALEGHRVLVCERDISMDRGFREELRELMSGREREEMIPPRVFVKGRYIGGAEEVMRVVEDGLLEELLKGMERAREGYVCEGCGGGRFLPCFSCNGSCKMAVAAAEDGGETVVAKCSDCNENGLVHCPICT, from the coding sequence ATGGGTTGTGTTTCCTCCTCGCTGCTCAGCCAGGAAGAAGAGTTCTCCCAAATTGGCGGCGCCGCCGCTTTCAGCAACCACATTGTGTCCCTCACCTCCACCACCTACGGCTTGTTAACACTCGACCCTCCGCCGCCGCAGACCACCACCACCGTCGCTCCCACGCCATCCCCGCCGCCAAGGATAACGCTCGGCTCTCTGTTTCCCAGCCCGCTCTGCGAGCCCCGTTCCCTCCGATACGAGAGCATCAATTCATGGGACCTCATGTCTGGCCTCGACGCCGATCGCGTCTCCCACTCCCCGGCGATTAAATTGACCGCTAATCCCTCGGGGAACGAGGAGAATGCTTGCCCCAATGTTAGGGTTTCTAATTCGTCCAAGGAGGTTAGCGATTTGGGGAAACCGTCtgtggatttggaattgatcGATCGGTATGAAGCGATTAGGCCGCCGAATGGGGAGAACAAGGTGGTGATCTATACGACGACGTTGAGGGGAGTGAGGAAGACGTTCGATGACTGCAATGCCGTGCGGTCGGCGCTGGAGGGGCATAGGGTTTTGGTATGCGAAAGGGATATTTCGATGGATAGAGGGTTTAGGGAGGAGTTGAGGGAGTTGATGAGTGGGAGAGAGCGTGAGGAGATGATCCCACCGCGAGTGTTTGTGAAGGGGCGGTACATAGGCGGAGCGGAGGAGGTGATGAGGGTGGTGGAGGATGGCCTCTTGGAGGAGTTGCTGAAGGGGATGGAGAGAGCTAGAGAAGGGTATGTCTGCGAGGGCTGCGGGGGCGGGAGGTTCTTGCCGTGTTTTTCTTGCAACGGGAGTTGTAAGATGGCGGTGGCAGCGGCGGAGGATGGAGGGGAGACTGTGGTTGCTAAATGTAGTGATTGTAATGAGAATGGTTTGGTGCATTGCCCTATCTGTACTTGA